In the Nitrospirales bacterium LBB_01 genome, one interval contains:
- a CDS encoding sigma-54-dependent Fis family transcriptional regulator, producing the protein MMANIIVVDDEYWIRNTFKDFLTEAGYDVFTAGDYSEAMSMFAINDFDLVIVDIILGDRSGIDILREIKTKNPASLVVMITGYPQIETASEAVRLGAFDYITKPVKKDALLHVVNTALSYKSLVDEKERYRMHLEAIFRSAKFGIITVDKELHLVRFNGAAAKICGFTDTTDDLYLPESQCSKRCLFTLRETIETKKSHDIYRLECKHKLKSGQVVNITTYPMCDEHERFCGGVMIVHDETTLAELEMKIGNPRKYHNIIGQSEKMQQIYSLIETLSNLKTTVLITGENGTGKELIAEAIHFRGQRSNKPLVKVNCSAISEHLLESELFGHVKGAFTDAISDSTGRFQKADSGTIFLDEIGDITTATQLKLMRVLQEMEFEKVGSSTTIKVDVRVIAATNQCLKDKIKRGQFRQDLYYRLRVVEINLPPLKDRKEDIPLLVEHFLEKFNRDFKKEIHSVSTDVMKAFMHYPWPGNIREMQHAIEHAFVLSNQRTITIDDLPEEFRDVVSANIKQEHEPQIIRIALKNSKWNKSKTARLLGIDRKTLYNKISLYGIKKDD; encoded by the coding sequence ATTATGGCAAATATTATAGTAGTTGATGACGAGTACTGGATAAGGAATACTTTTAAGGATTTCCTCACAGAGGCTGGATATGATGTGTTCACTGCCGGAGATTACAGTGAAGCCATGAGTATGTTTGCTATCAATGATTTCGATTTGGTAATTGTCGATATAATACTTGGCGACCGTTCAGGAATAGATATCTTAAGGGAAATCAAAACGAAAAACCCAGCCTCTTTGGTAGTTATGATAACAGGCTATCCACAAATAGAAACAGCCTCTGAGGCCGTGCGCCTTGGCGCTTTTGATTACATCACCAAACCGGTTAAAAAAGATGCCCTACTGCATGTTGTTAACACAGCACTATCCTATAAGTCTCTCGTTGACGAGAAAGAAAGATATCGTATGCACCTTGAGGCTATATTCAGAAGTGCAAAATTCGGGATTATAACTGTTGATAAAGAGTTGCACCTCGTCCGGTTTAACGGCGCTGCGGCTAAGATATGCGGGTTTACTGATACCACCGATGACTTGTACTTACCTGAAAGCCAATGCAGTAAAAGATGCCTTTTTACTCTCAGGGAGACAATTGAGACAAAAAAATCTCATGACATTTATCGACTTGAGTGTAAACATAAACTCAAATCAGGACAGGTGGTAAATATTACCACATATCCTATGTGTGACGAGCATGAGAGGTTTTGTGGGGGAGTCATGATTGTTCATGACGAAACTACTCTTGCTGAACTGGAAATGAAAATCGGCAATCCACGGAAATACCACAACATCATAGGACAAAGCGAAAAGATGCAGCAGATATATTCATTGATAGAAACCCTCTCTAACCTTAAAACAACAGTGCTTATCACAGGAGAAAACGGAACTGGCAAGGAATTGATAGCGGAGGCTATTCATTTCAGAGGGCAGCGTAGTAATAAACCGCTTGTGAAGGTTAACTGTTCCGCTATCTCGGAACACCTTTTGGAGAGTGAACTCTTTGGCCACGTCAAAGGCGCTTTTACTGATGCAATCAGTGACAGTACCGGCAGATTTCAGAAAGCTGACAGCGGGACTATCTTTCTTGATGAAATAGGGGACATTACTACAGCCACCCAGCTAAAACTCATGAGAGTGCTGCAGGAGATGGAATTTGAAAAGGTCGGAAGCTCTACTACCATTAAGGTTGACGTAAGGGTCATTGCAGCAACCAATCAGTGCCTTAAAGATAAAATTAAACGAGGACAGTTTAGACAGGACCTCTATTACCGTTTACGGGTTGTGGAGATAAACCTCCCACCCCTTAAGGACAGGAAAGAAGACATACCTCTTTTAGTTGAGCATTTTCTTGAAAAATTCAACAGGGATTTTAAAAAAGAAATACATTCTGTATCCACAGACGTAATGAAAGCCTTCATGCACTACCCGTGGCCTGGAAATATCAGGGAAATGCAACATGCCATCGAACACGCCTTTGTTTTATCCAATCAACGAACTATAACTATAGACGATCTCCCCGAAGAATTCAGAGACGTAGTGTCTGCTAACATCAAACAGGAACACGAGCCACAAATAATCAGAATCGCTCTGAAAAATTCAAAATGGAATAAATCCAAAACTGCCCGCCTTTTGGGTATTGACCGTAAAACGCTATATAACAAAATAAGCCTATACGGTATTAAAAAAGACGATTAA
- a CDS encoding ABC transporter ATP-binding protein: protein MIELTELTKQYIIGKEKLYALDNVNLTVEKGDFVSIVGHSGSGKTTLLSIVGALTKPDIGTVKINGTNLWAISDNELSELRNKLMNFIFQFASLIPTLTVLENVILPTAFAKEKIDKSDYAMSLLKMVKIEDKANLYPSQLSGGQQRRVAIARAFINEPEIMLADEPTGDLDEETEAEIMALFRRMNEDKGITFLLVTHSSEIAKQCKKIYRMTHGVLKPF from the coding sequence ATGATTGAACTAACAGAGCTTACAAAACAATATATAATCGGAAAAGAGAAGTTATACGCTTTGGATAATGTTAACCTGACAGTGGAAAAAGGGGATTTTGTATCCATAGTTGGGCACTCCGGATCTGGCAAGACAACGCTTCTAAGCATTGTCGGCGCTCTGACAAAACCGGATATTGGCACAGTTAAAATCAATGGCACTAATCTGTGGGCAATATCTGATAACGAGCTTTCAGAGCTAAGAAATAAACTTATGAATTTTATATTTCAGTTTGCAAGCCTGATTCCGACACTGACTGTGCTTGAAAACGTTATATTGCCTACAGCCTTTGCTAAAGAAAAAATCGATAAAAGTGATTATGCTATGTCATTGCTTAAGATGGTGAAAATAGAGGATAAGGCAAATCTGTATCCATCACAGCTAAGCGGCGGACAGCAAAGAAGAGTTGCCATTGCGCGAGCCTTTATCAATGAACCTGAAATCATGCTTGCAGATGAGCCAACAGGAGACCTTGATGAGGAGACTGAGGCCGAGATTATGGCGCTATTCAGGAGAATGAACGAGGACAAGGGAATTACCTTTTTGCTTGTAACCCATAGCTCAGAGATTGCAAAGCAGTGTAAAAAAATATACAGAATGACCCACGGTGTGTTGAAACCTTTCTAA
- a CDS encoding FtsX-like permease family protein: protein MKITINTIAKNNLRRKVFRSIAIAGAVMVVAATLFSVTTVMDSVELSLTKSIQRLGADIMVVPKGSEVKAKASLLSGEPTEFYMDNTIEDKVRKVKGVRHTAAQLYLLTSKYKCCDVGDMLMIGFDPKNDFTIMPWLTQSLKRDIKDDEAIMGRAITAFQVGASLTAYGRIFKVVGMIEQTGMKFIDNSMFLPMEGVRKAIEESKRTGNKAVDIPENKISTVLVQVTPDLSPSRVAIFIEYEIHGVTAIVSEEVISTVRKQLFMLLKSVLSVSILLWVMALFLIGLVFSMIVNERQREIGLLRAMGAKKTDVFKLIMTEASMLSLSGGLAGIVLGGTFLFLFKDFIKSSLNIPYLWPDTLHFAMLIAFSLILSLLTGAIAAFYPALWSMKMEPYAAIRKGE, encoded by the coding sequence ATGAAGATAACGATAAACACGATAGCCAAAAACAATCTAAGGCGGAAAGTCTTTAGAAGCATTGCTATAGCTGGAGCTGTAATGGTGGTAGCTGCCACACTGTTTTCCGTTACCACAGTGATGGATTCTGTTGAGTTAAGTCTCACAAAAAGCATTCAACGGCTTGGGGCAGATATCATGGTAGTGCCTAAGGGTTCAGAAGTAAAAGCAAAAGCCTCGCTTCTTTCTGGTGAACCGACTGAGTTCTATATGGATAATACGATAGAAGACAAGGTAAGAAAAGTTAAGGGAGTCAGGCACACAGCCGCTCAACTGTATCTTTTAACTTCAAAATATAAGTGTTGTGATGTTGGCGATATGCTTATGATAGGGTTTGATCCTAAAAACGATTTCACTATAATGCCGTGGCTTACTCAGAGTTTAAAGCGTGATATTAAAGACGATGAGGCAATAATGGGCAGGGCAATTACTGCCTTTCAGGTAGGAGCAAGTTTGACCGCTTACGGCAGGATATTCAAAGTGGTTGGAATGATAGAGCAAACCGGTATGAAATTCATTGATAACTCAATGTTTCTACCTATGGAGGGAGTGAGAAAGGCTATTGAGGAATCAAAAAGAACCGGTAATAAGGCCGTTGACATACCAGAAAATAAGATATCCACTGTGCTGGTTCAGGTAACGCCTGATTTGTCGCCCTCAAGGGTTGCCATATTCATAGAGTATGAGATACATGGAGTTACGGCGATAGTCTCTGAGGAGGTTATCTCCACAGTCAGGAAGCAGTTGTTTATGCTTCTTAAGAGTGTTCTTTCTGTAAGCATACTGTTGTGGGTCATGGCGCTTTTTCTAATAGGTCTTGTGTTTTCCATGATTGTTAACGAAAGACAGCGTGAGATAGGGCTTTTGCGGGCAATGGGAGCTAAGAAAACCGATGTGTTTAAACTTATAATGACTGAGGCCTCGATGCTGTCACTATCAGGTGGGTTAGCAGGGATAGTGTTAGGAGGAACGTTTTTATTTCTCTTTAAGGATTTTATTAAATCCTCGCTAAACATCCCGTATCTGTGGCCAGACACGTTACATTTTGCGATGCTGATTGCATTTAGTCTCATACTTTCGCTTTTAACCGGCGCCATAGCGGCATTTTATCCTGCGTTATGGTCAATGAAAATGGAGCCTTACGCTGCAATACGAAAAGGCGAGTAG
- a CDS encoding PQQ-binding-like beta-propeller repeat protein has translation MKKFLFLALMLVLVAGMAVAVSANEPNLSGVAYIQGHGGHIAVLDLATGNVARFVHGKPSDALILSKDEKTIYAFSLDGNSKEIDIATGKQTEWQKLGKKHCGTAMAPDGTIWVSDMADGNVYIYDTKTHKLKDSFNVSKSICGITFSKDGKLAYVSDMPGGFISIVDVATKKVTGKITGAGAFIHRSRVNPAGTELWQSDGAELKDGKPAGVGYTDAGGIPGSVTIADLKTNKIVDTLLIGGNPHDIDFSPDGKYALVVTRQLPEREDSAVVVIDTKTKRVVKQYSACQKCHGALGLKIDAKHEDGGKAFLCAIQVNWNEKKLPASATEPTN, from the coding sequence ATGAAGAAGTTTTTGTTTTTAGCATTAATGTTAGTGTTAGTAGCAGGTATGGCTGTGGCAGTCTCTGCCAATGAGCCAAACTTATCTGGAGTTGCGTATATTCAAGGACACGGCGGACACATAGCGGTTCTGGATTTGGCAACAGGTAATGTAGCAAGATTTGTACACGGCAAACCCAGCGATGCTCTCATTCTGTCAAAAGATGAAAAGACAATATATGCGTTCTCTCTTGACGGTAACTCTAAGGAAATTGATATAGCAACTGGAAAACAGACCGAATGGCAGAAGCTTGGCAAGAAACATTGCGGCACAGCAATGGCTCCGGATGGTACAATATGGGTATCAGATATGGCAGACGGTAACGTTTACATCTATGATACTAAGACACATAAGTTGAAAGACAGTTTTAATGTCAGCAAATCCATATGTGGAATAACTTTTTCAAAGGATGGCAAACTTGCTTATGTATCCGATATGCCGGGCGGCTTTATTAGCATAGTTGACGTTGCAACTAAGAAAGTAACAGGCAAAATCACAGGCGCTGGAGCCTTTATTCATCGCAGCAGAGTTAACCCTGCAGGAACGGAGCTATGGCAGTCAGACGGCGCAGAGCTTAAAGACGGCAAACCAGCTGGTGTTGGCTACACGGATGCTGGCGGAATACCCGGCTCAGTTACGATTGCTGACCTGAAGACCAATAAGATAGTAGATACTTTGTTAATCGGTGGAAACCCTCATGATATTGACTTCTCACCTGATGGTAAATATGCTCTCGTTGTGACAAGACAGCTTCCTGAGCGTGAAGACAGTGCTGTTGTTGTTATTGACACCAAGACAAAGAGAGTTGTAAAACAGTACTCAGCATGTCAGAAATGCCACGGTGCACTTGGCTTAAAAATTGACGCAAAACACGAAGACGGTGGAAAGGCATTCCTGTGCGCTATTCAGGTAAACTGGAATGAAAAGAAATTACCTGCATCAGCTACAGAACCAACTAATTAA
- a CDS encoding TlpA family protein disulfide reductase — translation MSKRVLFYLVICVSVLFYVSPVFSVPPAPWELDEIDGKPAPNFEMQSINGNTVSLSSIKGKVVLLNFWATWCPPCKEEMPSMDALYKMFKNDNFVVLAATSNSSSDVKKFAQKNHVSFQFLLDPKNKIAKSFKVYMLPVTFLISKEGVIVKKYIGAQNWTESAIVNDVKKLL, via the coding sequence ATGAGCAAAAGAGTTTTATTTTATCTTGTTATATGCGTATCGGTTTTATTTTATGTATCACCCGTTTTTTCAGTACCGCCGGCACCGTGGGAATTAGATGAGATTGATGGTAAACCCGCTCCGAATTTTGAAATGCAATCGATAAACGGCAACACAGTGTCTCTGTCCTCTATAAAAGGTAAAGTAGTGCTTCTTAATTTCTGGGCAACGTGGTGTCCGCCCTGCAAAGAGGAAATGCCATCAATGGATGCGCTTTACAAAATGTTTAAAAATGATAATTTTGTCGTCCTTGCCGCAACTTCAAACTCCTCAAGTGATGTAAAGAAATTTGCACAGAAAAATCATGTTAGTTTCCAGTTCCTTTTAGACCCCAAAAATAAAATAGCAAAATCTTTTAAAGTCTATATGCTTCCGGTTACTTTTTTAATAAGTAAAGAAGGGGTGATTGTTAAAAAATATATCGGCGCTCAAAATTGGACTGAATCTGCTATTGTTAACGACGTAAAGAAACTTCTCTAA
- the hemH gene encoding ferrochelatase, translating into METIGVLLINMGGPENLEAVRPFLYNLFSDRFIIKLGPAFMQKPIAAMIATLRCGKTMAMYSKIGGGSPIGKITALQAEKLEAALASSSDDKNAYKVFVVMRYTPPFIGETLQKAVKSGIKRFIALTLYPHECLATTGSAFEVLRTEVERLGVSCKFINSYADNELYIKALVENINGKLLEFQGNCRDILFSAHGLPQYFVDEGDPYVNELTKTIEKIKEQITGYNYHLSYQSRSGPVKWIEPATEDKIRVLADEGVKNLLIVPISFVSDHIETLYEIDILYKDLAKEHGITMLRPKALNDGNVFIQALAALVLSNTHF; encoded by the coding sequence ATGGAAACAATAGGCGTATTACTTATTAATATGGGAGGCCCTGAAAATCTTGAGGCTGTTAGACCCTTTTTGTATAATCTGTTTTCAGATAGGTTTATAATTAAGCTTGGCCCCGCATTTATGCAAAAACCAATCGCCGCAATGATAGCAACACTCAGGTGCGGTAAGACAATGGCGATGTACTCTAAAATCGGAGGAGGCTCTCCAATAGGTAAAATCACAGCCTTGCAGGCGGAAAAACTTGAAGCGGCCCTTGCTAGTTCAAGCGATGACAAGAACGCTTACAAAGTCTTTGTTGTGATGCGTTACACGCCGCCATTTATAGGAGAGACGCTGCAAAAGGCTGTCAAATCCGGCATTAAACGCTTTATAGCGTTAACCCTCTATCCGCACGAGTGCCTTGCTACAACCGGCTCTGCGTTTGAGGTGCTGAGAACTGAGGTTGAGCGTCTTGGCGTAAGTTGCAAATTCATCAACTCCTACGCCGATAATGAGCTATATATTAAAGCTTTGGTTGAAAATATTAATGGAAAACTGTTGGAATTTCAGGGTAACTGTCGTGATATTTTGTTTAGCGCACACGGGCTTCCGCAGTATTTTGTAGATGAGGGCGACCCATACGTTAATGAGCTTACAAAGACCATCGAGAAAATAAAAGAACAGATAACGGGTTACAATTACCACCTCTCATATCAAAGTAGAAGCGGCCCTGTAAAATGGATAGAACCTGCTACTGAGGATAAAATCAGAGTGTTAGCCGACGAGGGAGTTAAAAACCTGTTAATAGTGCCCATAAGTTTTGTATCTGACCACATAGAGACGCTTTATGAGATAGACATACTGTATAAAGATTTAGCCAAAGAGCATGGTATAACTATGCTGAGACCTAAGGCTTTAAATGATGGTAATGTATTTATACAAGCATTGGCTGCATTAGTGTTGAGTAATACTCATTTCTAA
- the hemE gene encoding uroporphyrinogen decarboxylase has protein sequence MNDTFLRACKGERTDYTPVWIMRQAGRYLPEYRKVRADMDFLTLCKTPEKAAEVTIQPVNILSVDAAILFSDILIPAEKMGLKLRFLENKGPKFGNPVRTINDVKKLRVIVPDEDVPYVLETIKILRRELKVPLIGFAGAPYTLATYMIEGGSSKNFLTTKKLMYAEPKIYMSLMEKVTETTIAYLSAQVRAGVQAVQLFDSWAGALSPTDYKTYAFPSAERVVKALKQTGVPVIYFVNDCAGIVDLASGAGSDVMGVCWRIDLKKAISAIKGRTSIQGNMDPCLLYSPKSLIVKEAAKILKKGTAARGHIFNLGHGILPDTPVDNVKFLVDTVHAWKQ, from the coding sequence ATGAACGATACATTTTTGAGAGCTTGCAAAGGAGAAAGAACCGATTACACACCGGTGTGGATTATGAGACAGGCGGGGCGCTACCTGCCTGAGTACCGAAAAGTGCGCGCTGATATGGACTTTCTCACTCTATGTAAGACTCCTGAAAAGGCGGCTGAGGTTACCATTCAGCCTGTCAATATACTTTCTGTGGATGCAGCTATACTGTTTTCCGATATTTTAATTCCTGCCGAAAAAATGGGACTTAAACTCAGATTTCTTGAAAACAAGGGGCCTAAGTTTGGCAATCCGGTTAGGACAATAAATGACGTTAAAAAGCTGCGGGTTATTGTGCCTGATGAGGATGTGCCGTATGTGCTGGAGACGATAAAAATTCTGCGCAGAGAGCTTAAAGTGCCGCTGATAGGGTTTGCAGGCGCCCCATATACACTTGCCACATATATGATAGAGGGTGGCAGTTCTAAAAACTTTCTTACGACAAAGAAATTAATGTACGCCGAGCCAAAAATATATATGTCTCTAATGGAAAAAGTTACAGAGACAACAATCGCCTACTTGTCGGCTCAGGTACGTGCCGGAGTGCAGGCAGTGCAGCTCTTTGACTCATGGGCAGGGGCGCTTTCTCCCACAGATTATAAAACCTACGCATTTCCATCTGCAGAGCGTGTAGTCAAGGCTTTAAAACAAACCGGTGTTCCGGTAATCTACTTTGTAAACGATTGTGCCGGAATTGTAGATTTGGCAAGCGGCGCAGGCTCAGACGTCATGGGCGTGTGCTGGCGAATTGACTTAAAGAAAGCCATAAGCGCTATAAAAGGGCGGACTTCAATTCAGGGAAACATGGACCCGTGTCTGCTTTATTCACCAAAGAGTTTAATTGTGAAAGAAGCCGCTAAAATTCTTAAAAAAGGCACAGCGGCAAGAGGTCATATTTTTAATCTTGGACACGGGATTTTACCGGATACTCCAGTGGATAACGTTAAGTTTCTAGTGGATACGGTTCACGCATGGAAACAATAG
- a CDS encoding radical SAM protein produces the protein MDFQPKWIAWEVTRRCNLKCVHCRSSSEATSKGHPDFSFEEGKRIIDDIRSYAMPVVVLSGGEPLLRKDVFKLASYGTEVGLRMCMATNGMLVTKKICKQMKDSGIKIVSLSLDGSTAEVHDDFRHQSGAFKGFMRATKHFRENGIEFIINSSFTRRNQEEIPRIYELAKSLGATAWYMFMIVPTGRGQDIMDELITKEDYEKILNWHYDMEKTEDTFLVRPTCAPHYYRIMLQRAKQDGEKMKRRSLKFSTGGSKGCIAGQLICLIDVDGNVLPCSYFHLPAGNVREQTFKDIWENSSLFKDMRDFKSYGGRCGNCEYLNVCGGCRARAYSMCGNYMEEEPFCSHIPVKPVKTDDGGR, from the coding sequence ATGGATTTTCAACCCAAATGGATAGCGTGGGAGGTAACACGGCGATGTAACCTGAAGTGCGTCCACTGTAGATCCTCCTCTGAGGCAACCTCAAAGGGACACCCTGATTTCTCATTTGAAGAGGGTAAGCGGATTATTGATGACATCAGAAGTTACGCAATGCCTGTTGTTGTGCTCTCAGGAGGTGAGCCGCTCTTACGAAAAGATGTTTTCAAATTGGCTTCATACGGCACTGAGGTCGGCCTTAGAATGTGCATGGCTACCAATGGAATGCTGGTAACTAAAAAGATATGTAAGCAGATGAAAGACTCCGGAATAAAAATCGTCTCCCTCAGTCTTGATGGCTCTACTGCTGAGGTGCATGATGATTTTCGCCACCAAAGTGGAGCGTTTAAGGGATTTATGCGGGCTACCAAGCATTTTAGAGAAAATGGCATAGAGTTTATCATAAATTCCTCTTTCACGCGCCGCAATCAGGAGGAAATCCCACGCATCTATGAGCTTGCTAAATCTCTTGGCGCTACCGCCTGGTATATGTTTATGATAGTGCCTACAGGCCGTGGGCAAGACATAATGGATGAGTTAATTACAAAAGAGGATTACGAAAAAATCCTTAACTGGCACTATGATATGGAAAAAACCGAGGATACGTTCCTTGTTCGTCCGACCTGTGCTCCTCATTATTATAGAATTATGCTTCAGAGAGCTAAACAAGACGGCGAGAAGATGAAACGCCGCTCACTTAAGTTTTCTACCGGAGGCTCTAAGGGCTGCATTGCAGGTCAGTTAATATGTCTGATTGACGTTGATGGTAACGTTCTTCCGTGCAGCTACTTTCACCTGCCCGCTGGAAACGTAAGAGAGCAGACATTTAAAGATATATGGGAAAACTCCTCGCTGTTTAAAGATATGAGAGATTTTAAGAGTTACGGCGGCAGGTGCGGAAACTGTGAGTATCTAAACGTCTGTGGCGGCTGCCGCGCCAGAGCGTACTCGATGTGTGGAAATTACATGGAGGAGGAGCCGTTTTGCAGCCATATACCGGTTAAACCGGTTAAAACCGATGATGGAGGAAGGTAA
- a CDS encoding PIN domain-containing protein, translating to MEFRVLLDTDVVINWLIEETETVSGRELWKAPFEIVRLIEDRNILGFISLTTLLEIRYLLRRKKSYNDQQIEKDISKITGIFDVVIPDEITLLRANSLQSVHPLDPFDAIHLSVAIGLKPITLISRDKEFINLAENLVDALTPENFIKTVTH from the coding sequence GTGGAATTTAGGGTTTTGCTTGATACTGATGTTGTGATTAATTGGCTTATTGAAGAGACAGAAACCGTATCTGGTAGGGAACTGTGGAAAGCGCCTTTTGAAATAGTGCGCCTTATTGAGGATAGAAATATTTTGGGATTCATTTCCCTTACAACACTTCTTGAAATCCGGTATTTACTTCGCAGGAAAAAATCATATAATGACCAACAAATAGAAAAAGATATATCAAAAATAACAGGCATTTTTGATGTTGTTATTCCTGATGAGATAACATTACTTAGGGCAAATTCTCTCCAGTCAGTGCATCCTCTTGACCCTTTCGATGCAATACATCTATCTGTAGCCATAGGATTGAAACCGATTACTTTAATTTCAAGAGATAAAGAATTTATTAACTTGGCGGAAAATCTTGTAGATGCCTTAACACCGGAAAATTTTATAAAAACAGTTACACATTAA
- the hflX gene encoding GTPase HflX, with amino-acid sequence MATVYGNVSGLRKKALYDLERIYRRKTLPNELLTADLARFLAEISSELNRQVAVTIERSGKISHVIVGDASSVFIPEMTDYPLGKKVLRGLRFIHTHLKNEPLTKDDLTDLALLRFDYIAALGVKDGLPDKLFGAYLMPSNVGVLYEVEEPVNFYNVDRNFAAFIESLEEEMHKGRSWTDTNLTERAILVSVSPQPKYELEDSMDELCELCRSGDIEVIDTVIQRAANPRYLLGMGKLKELIIEALNKGATMLVFDQDLSPSQGKAISDLAELKVIDRSQLILDIFAHRAHSRDGKVQVELAQLKYRLPRLIGKGTAMSRLTGGIGGRGPGEMKLEIDRRRVRDRITLLTKELEKLSLARTQRKHRRAQSAMPIISIVGYTNAGKSTLLNNLTESSTFTEEKMFATLDTASRRLRFPRQRDVIMTDTVGFIRDLPQDLVAAFKSTLEELEDADLLLHLVDISNPRFEKQMASVENTLHELNLSAKETLLVFNKTDRVPQIEVDNLVRRFDAVAVSAIDNTTFRPLMTAMEERIFFKTPKKLKYCEV; translated from the coding sequence ATAGCGACAGTTTATGGGAATGTTTCAGGACTAAGAAAAAAAGCCTTATATGACCTGGAGAGGATTTATAGAAGGAAGACTCTCCCAAATGAGCTTTTAACGGCTGACCTTGCTCGTTTTCTGGCTGAGATATCATCAGAGTTGAACAGGCAGGTTGCGGTTACAATAGAGCGGAGCGGCAAAATCAGCCATGTTATCGTTGGCGATGCCTCATCGGTGTTTATACCTGAGATGACGGACTATCCGCTGGGTAAGAAAGTGCTGCGGGGGCTTAGGTTTATTCACACCCATCTTAAAAATGAACCCCTCACTAAAGATGATCTCACTGACCTTGCCCTGTTGCGCTTTGATTATATTGCAGCGCTCGGTGTAAAGGACGGCCTCCCGGATAAGTTATTTGGGGCGTACCTTATGCCCTCTAATGTTGGCGTGCTATACGAGGTTGAAGAGCCGGTTAATTTTTACAATGTTGACAGGAACTTTGCCGCCTTCATAGAGTCGCTTGAAGAGGAGATGCACAAGGGGCGCTCATGGACTGACACGAATCTTACTGAGCGAGCCATACTGGTAAGTGTATCTCCTCAACCCAAATATGAGCTTGAAGACTCAATGGATGAGCTCTGTGAACTTTGCCGCTCAGGTGACATTGAGGTCATTGATACTGTGATTCAAAGGGCCGCAAACCCGCGGTATCTGCTTGGAATGGGTAAACTTAAGGAGTTAATAATAGAGGCGCTTAATAAGGGCGCTACAATGCTGGTATTTGATCAGGATTTAAGTCCGTCACAAGGTAAGGCCATTTCGGATTTAGCCGAACTAAAGGTAATAGACCGGAGTCAGCTTATTCTGGACATATTTGCCCACAGGGCGCACAGCAGAGACGGTAAGGTGCAGGTGGAGCTGGCGCAGCTTAAGTACCGGCTGCCGCGGCTAATCGGTAAAGGCACAGCGATGTCGCGTCTAACCGGAGGGATTGGAGGCAGGGGCCCTGGTGAGATGAAACTTGAAATAGACCGTCGGCGCGTCAGAGACCGGATTACACTTCTTACTAAAGAGCTTGAAAAACTCTCCCTTGCCCGCACACAAAGAAAACACCGCAGAGCCCAGAGCGCTATGCCGATTATTTCAATTGTAGGTTACACTAATGCAGGGAAATCAACGTTACTTAATAACCTTACTGAAAGCAGCACGTTTACCGAGGAGAAAATGTTTGCTACCCTTGATACGGCAAGCAGACGGCTGCGCTTTCCGAGGCAAAGGGATGTGATTATGACAGACACCGTGGGCTTTATCAGGGATTTGCCGCAAGACCTCGTAGCCGCCTTTAAATCCACGCTTGAGGAGCTTGAAGACGCTGATCTCTTGCTTCATCTAGTTGATATTTCCAACCCTCGGTTTGAAAAACAGATGGCATCAGTGGAAAACACCCTGCATGAGCTTAATTTATCAGCAAAGGAGACACTTCTTGTCTTTAATAAAACCGACAGAGTGCCGCAAATTGAGGTTGATAACCTTGTGCGCAGGTTTGATGCCGTAGCAGTATCGGCGATAGATAACACCACTTTTAGGCCTCTTATGACAGCCATGGAGGAACGGATATTTTTTAAGACTCCTAAGAAACTTAAGTACTGTGAGGTGTGA